A window of the Lolium perenne isolate Kyuss_39 chromosome 7, Kyuss_2.0, whole genome shotgun sequence genome harbors these coding sequences:
- the LOC127316687 gene encoding desmethyl-deoxy-podophyllotoxin synthase — protein MEVSLSFCFVVLSTLLAIWLLKLFVSGGNTKPKKSLKPPGPWTLPIIGSLHHLISTLPHHKIRELSRRHGPVMSIKLGEVPVVVVSSAEAAELVLKTNDPLFGSRPSSPTMEIATRGGKGIVLAPYGERWRQVRKVCTVELLSAKQVKRMEGIRTKELGNLLRFITESSRDGATINVSDKVASLTNHLVTVGVFGGKFTRQDEYLHELDKTMELISGFALLDLFPSWWLLRWISNSERHVRRSCRRLEGMVADIVNERKAVRAASYSARSTDDEDLLDVLLRLQEEDSLAFTLTTEIIGAVLSDIFGAATHTTSSVLEWTMSELVNHPEAMSRAQLEVRKVLGEGRSVINNFDLAELPFIRMVIKETLRMHPPAPLLPRLTREDSKIMGYDLLEGTNVCINVFAISRDPKYWENPEEFKPERFENSNKDYYGTHFDFTPFGAGRRQCPGIQFSSSVMEVILANLLYHFDWMLPDGASIDMSEKFGLAVGKKHALKLKAIPYVVKSHAAEATQ, from the exons ATGGAGGTTTCATTATCCTTTTGTTTCGTTGTCCTGTCAACGCTACTAGCCATTTGGTTGTTGAAGCTCTTCGTCTCCGGCGGAAACACCAAACCAAAAAAGTCTCTGAAGCCTCCTGGGCCATGGACTCTCCCGATCATCGGCAGTCTCCACCACCTCATCAGCACCCTCCCACACCACAAGATTAGAGAGCTGTCTCGCCGTCACGGGCCTGTGATGTCCATCAAGCTCGGGGAAGTGCCCGTAGTCGTTGTCTCCAGTGCCGAGGCGGCCGAGCTGGTGCTCAAGACAAACGATCCCTTGTTCGGGAGCCGGCCGAGCAGCCCGACAATGGAAATCGCCACCCGTGGCGGAAAGGGCATCGTCTTGGCCCCTTACGGCGAGCGGTGGCGCCAAGTCCGCAAAGTCTGCACCGTGGAGCTCCTCAGCGCCAAGCAGGTGAAGCGCATGGAGGGTATCCGGACTAAGGAGTTGGGAAACCTCCTACGTTTCATCACTGAATCCAGTAGGGATGGTGCCACCATCAACGTTAGCGACAAGGTAGCTTCACTTACCAACCATCTGGTCACAGTTGGGGTTTTTGGCGGCAAGTTCACACGGCAGGATGAGTACTTGCACGAGTTGGACAAAACCATGGAACTTATTAGCGGCTTCGCCCTCCTCGACCTGTTCCCGTCCTGGTGGCTGCTTCGCTGGATCAGCAACAGCGAGCGCCATGTAAGGAGGAGCTGTCGCCGTCTCGAAGGCATGGTGGCCGACATTGTCAACGAGCGCAAGGCAGTGCGAGCTGCCAGCTACAGTGCCCGCAGCACCGACGACGAGGACCTGCTGGATGTACTGCTCAGGTTGCAGGAGGAGGACTCACTGGCATTCACTCTAACCACAGAGATTATAGGCGCTGTCTTGTCG GACATATTTGGCGCTGCCACCCATACCACATCGTCTGTTTTGGAGTGGACTATGTCGGAGCTAGTCAACCATCCCGAAGCTATGTCAAGGGCACAATTAGAGGTCCGTAAGGTCCTAGGCGAAGGTCGATCAGTTATTAACAATTTTGACCTTGCTGAACTCCCCTTCATTCGCATGGTTATCAAAGAGACTCTGAGGATGCATCCACCCGCCCCTCTACTCCCCCGCCTCACGAGGGAGGATTCCAAAATTATGGGTTATGACCTGCTTGAAGGCACCAACGTATGCATTAATGTCTTCGCAATTTCAAGAGATCCAAAGTATTGGGAAAATCCTGAAGAATTTAAACCCGAGAGGTTTGAGAATAGCAACAAAGATTACTATGGAACACATTTTGACTTCACTCCCTTCGGGGCTGGACGGCGCCAGTGCCCTGGGATCCAGTTCAGCTCATCAGTCATGGAGGTTATACTAGCCAACTTGCTATATCACTTTGATTGGATGCTCCCCGATGGAGCTTCGATTGACATGTCCGAGAAATTTGGGTTGGCTGTGGGCAAAAAGCATGCCCTGAAACTTAAAGCAATTCCATACGTGGTTAAAAGTCATGCAGCTGAAGCGACCCAGTAA